The following DNA comes from Cucumis sativus cultivar 9930 chromosome 7, Cucumber_9930_V3, whole genome shotgun sequence.
ATTCATTAATCTAATAAGCTTGGACTGATGGGTTATTTGCTAGTGATATTGACACTTCAACAAACAACTTGTATCTCTTTTATCCCAACAATAGGAGctccttttcattttaaaaaaaatggtatgcATCTTTATTGAGGAAGGAGACTGTTCTTTGTAACCCATCAGAACAGTAGAACGTTTATGTTCTGTCAGCTTTTAGTACAGACCATTTGGTAAGTTTAAACTTCCCCAGCTTGGGCTTTCTTTACCCACAATTAAGGGCAACGTTGTATTTTCAGTCACTATATTAATGATCTTACCTAGTAAGGTGGACTAGTTGTGGCAGTcctctttccctttttctttgtcttctcTCAAACTGAAGCGTTGAACTTAGATCATCTATGAATGGTAAACCATAAATATGTCTTCGTTATCCACAATTTGGCATTATTGATTACTGTAATAGTGTAATGCAACAGTTGTGCGAATGGGTACGTAATGAAAGGAACCAATGCCTGTCGACTGGGGACATTGCTGTTGAGTTgcacttaatttcaaaagctCGTGGTTTGGAACAAGCTGAGAAGTATTTTAGCAGCATTGGGGAATCTTCAAGAGATCATAAGGTTTATGGAGCACTTCTACACTGTTATGTagagaataaaaatttgaaaaaggcAGAGGCAATCATGCAGAAAATGAGGGAAGTAGGATTTATGAAAACACCACTTTCTTATAATGCCATGTTAAACCTTTATGCTCATCTCGGTAAACATGAGAAACTTGCtgaattattgaaagaaatggaagaaatgggAATTGGTCCGGATAGATTTACATATAATATTCGTATGAATGCTTATGCAGCTGCTTCCGATATAACAAACATGGAAAAGCTTTTGTCAAAAATGGAGGCAGATCCACTAGTTGCTACGGATTGGCATACTTATTTTGTCGTAGGAAATGGATATTTCAAAGCTGGTCTTTCTGAAAATAGTATATTGATGCTGAAGAAAGCAGAACAATTCATTGGTGACAAGCAAAAATGGCTTGCATACCAATATCTCATGACACTATATGCTGCTATTGGAAATAAGGATGAGGTGTATCGGGTTTGGAACTTGTACACGAATCTGCAAAAGAGATTCAATTCCGGATATCTTTGTATAATAAGTTCATTAATGAAACTGGACGATATCGATGGTGCTGAAAGAATCTTGAAGGAATGGGAATCAGGGGATACATCTTTTGATTTCAGAATCCCAAACATGATGATAAATAGTTATTGTACGAAGGGATTTGTGGATAAGGCCGAAGCATATATAAACAGGCTTATAGAGACTGGCAAGGAACCAGAAGCAAATACTTGGGATCTACTGGCAAGTGGATATCATTCTAATGGTTTGACGAATAAAGTAGCAGAAACTCTGAAGAAAGCAATCTCAGTTAGTCCACCTCATTGGAAGCCTAAGTATCATATCTTGGCCGCATgtcttgaatatttgaaaacaaatgaaaatgtggaCTTGGCAGAGGAAATCATAGGGCTCCTTTGCAAACGTGATATTT
Coding sequences within:
- the LOC116405218 gene encoding pentatricopeptide repeat-containing protein At2g20710, mitochondrial-like — its product is MQQLCEWVRNERNQCLSTGDIAVELHLISKARGLEQAEKYFSSIGESSRDHKVYGALLHCYVENKNLKKAEAIMQKMREVGFMKTPLSYNAMLNLYAHLGKHEKLAELLKEMEEMGIGPDRFTYNIRMNAYAAASDITNMEKLLSKMEADPLVATDWHTYFVVGNGYFKAGLSENSILMLKKAEQFIGDKQKWLAYQYLMTLYAAIGNKDEVYRVWNLYTNLQKRFNSGYLCIISSLMKLDDIDGAERILKEWESGDTSFDFRIPNMMINSYCTKGFVDKAEAYINRLIETGKEPEANTWDLLASGYHSNGLTNKVAETLKKAISVSPPHWKPKYHILAACLEYLKTNENVDLAEEIIGLLCKRDIFPLNICKRLEDYIRSENQNSIKCLDLLGLKGQNEEPDQVLD